Proteins found in one Hyalangium gracile genomic segment:
- a CDS encoding Ig-like domain-containing protein, which yields MNRLGPLCTLGALVSLVLAGCGMNQELEFPLGPDEATPSLEQAQAPLNGAAMAIHDAFFQVPACLTPSSSCDTGTLVNGRGPLGPEANAPNTLFSTCADGSAGLYHVNPSVDRVRIYTENGAGFTTFKWVIVEATIWASANYANEWFAVHLAADAYAPQWTHIVSMHPTQAGAQVLSRRFLLHEGTELRALRVSLRGATAAGTCTADSSADRDDIVFRAADAPPQVTLDTPSGVLFGTRALEATATDDFQVYSVDFYASSSSSSSPIFLGSDETAPYEVPWNTQNHSDGVYTLTARAFDNNSQKTVSNAVTVLVDNTVPSVVLTAPSEGAVLSGSVPLQATAQDAYGIQSVHFYRGSTLLGTATQAPYQLTWNTADTANGSYTLYAKAYDTSGRIGYSSNVTVTVANSPLPTGSITSPAPQAVLSGTVAFSVDAQDLQGIDRVTFYVGSKYVTWDGTAPYGINFNTLNFANGDYVLTARIFDTDGNMTVTEGVTVTIQN from the coding sequence ATGAATCGCTTGGGTCCACTGTGCACGCTCGGTGCGCTGGTCAGCCTGGTGCTCGCGGGCTGTGGAATGAATCAGGAGCTGGAGTTCCCCCTGGGCCCCGACGAGGCCACCCCCTCGCTGGAGCAGGCCCAGGCGCCGCTCAACGGCGCCGCCATGGCCATCCATGATGCGTTCTTCCAGGTCCCTGCCTGTCTGACGCCGAGCAGCTCCTGCGATACGGGGACGCTGGTGAATGGCCGAGGCCCGCTGGGCCCCGAGGCGAACGCGCCCAACACGCTCTTCTCCACGTGCGCGGACGGCAGCGCGGGCCTCTATCACGTCAACCCATCGGTGGACCGGGTGCGCATCTACACCGAGAACGGTGCCGGCTTCACGACCTTCAAGTGGGTCATCGTCGAGGCCACCATCTGGGCCTCCGCCAACTACGCCAACGAGTGGTTCGCGGTCCACCTGGCCGCGGACGCCTACGCTCCGCAGTGGACGCACATCGTCTCGATGCACCCCACCCAGGCCGGGGCTCAGGTCCTCTCGAGGCGCTTCCTGCTGCACGAGGGCACGGAGCTGCGGGCCCTCCGAGTCTCCTTGCGCGGCGCCACGGCGGCGGGCACCTGCACCGCCGACAGCTCCGCGGACCGGGATGACATCGTGTTCCGGGCGGCGGACGCGCCGCCTCAGGTGACGCTGGACACGCCGAGTGGGGTGCTGTTCGGCACGAGGGCGCTCGAGGCCACGGCCACGGATGATTTCCAGGTCTACTCGGTCGACTTCTATGCCTCGTCCTCCTCCTCCTCCAGCCCCATCTTCCTGGGCTCCGACGAGACGGCGCCCTACGAGGTCCCCTGGAACACGCAGAATCACAGCGACGGCGTCTACACCCTCACCGCCAGGGCCTTCGACAACAACAGCCAGAAGACGGTCTCCAATGCGGTGACCGTCCTGGTAGACAACACCGTGCCGTCGGTGGTGCTGACCGCTCCGTCGGAGGGGGCCGTGCTGTCCGGCAGCGTGCCCCTCCAGGCGACAGCCCAGGACGCCTACGGCATTCAGAGCGTGCACTTCTACAGGGGCTCGACCCTGCTGGGCACCGCCACCCAGGCGCCCTACCAGCTCACCTGGAACACGGCGGACACGGCCAATGGCAGCTACACCCTCTACGCCAAGGCCTACGATACGTCGGGCCGTATCGGCTACTCCTCCAACGTGACGGTCACGGTCGCGAACAGCCCCCTGCCGACCGGAAGCATCACCTCGCCCGCTCCCCAGGCCGTGCTGAGCGGCACGGTCGCCTTCTCCGTCGATGCCCAGGATCTCCAGGGCATCGATCGGGTGACGTTCTACGTGGGCAGCAAGTACGTCACCTGGGATGGAACGGCACCGTACGGCATCAACTTCAACACGCTCAACTTCGCCAACGGCGACTACGTGCTCACCGCGCGCATCTTCGACACGGACGGCAACATGACCGTGACCGAGGGCGTGACCGTCACCATCCAGAACTGA
- a CDS encoding DUF1304 domain-containing protein, whose translation MRILLAVLTGIIAVLHLFFLVLEMFLWQTPYGMKTFHLTPEVAQSSAVLAANQGLYNGFFAAGLIWSLLIGDVRWALNVRAFFLGCVLVAGIYGGVTAQRSILVIQALPALVALIVLVLHRRSVPQAR comes from the coding sequence ATGAGAATCCTCCTCGCCGTGCTGACGGGCATCATCGCCGTCCTCCACCTCTTCTTCCTGGTCCTGGAGATGTTCCTCTGGCAGACGCCCTACGGGATGAAGACGTTCCACCTCACGCCGGAGGTGGCCCAGAGCTCGGCGGTGCTGGCCGCCAATCAGGGGCTCTACAACGGCTTCTTCGCCGCCGGGCTGATCTGGAGCCTGCTCATCGGCGACGTGCGCTGGGCCCTGAACGTGCGCGCCTTCTTCCTGGGCTGCGTCCTCGTCGCCGGAATCTATGGAGGCGTCACGGCCCAGCGCTCCATTCTGGTGATTCAGGCCCTGCCAGCGCTCGTGGCCCTCATCGTCCTCGTCCTCCACCGGCGCTCCGTGCCCCAGGCGCGCTGA
- a CDS encoding SMI1/KNR4 family protein encodes MTRPLPQLLEEVSREHFPYPPATAAEIAAFEQRAGWQLDPDLRAFYLHCNGAELIKRGPDCPYRILPLSKIVRARVAIFGRDEDKHGPPSVYAICNVQDGDYVVIDVSQQVDGRYPVSDAWHEAWPDPSYCEKIEDSFAAFLDAALLTRRPSYWLKR; translated from the coding sequence ATGACGCGCCCCTTACCCCAACTGCTTGAGGAAGTTTCACGCGAACACTTCCCCTATCCGCCCGCTACTGCTGCCGAGATCGCGGCGTTCGAGCAGCGCGCGGGCTGGCAACTGGATCCCGATCTCCGGGCCTTCTATCTGCACTGCAACGGCGCGGAGTTGATCAAGCGGGGGCCGGATTGCCCATATCGGATCCTTCCGTTGTCGAAGATCGTCCGGGCGCGCGTGGCAATCTTCGGGAGGGATGAGGACAAGCACGGCCCCCCATCCGTGTATGCGATCTGTAACGTTCAAGATGGCGACTACGTGGTGATCGACGTGAGCCAACAGGTGGATGGCCGCTATCCCGTTTCCGACGCATGGCACGAGGCATGGCCGGATCCGTCCTACTGCGAGAAGATCGAAGATTCGTTCGCGGCGTTTCTGGATGCGGCCTTGCTCACCCGTCGTCCCTCCTACTGGCTTAAGCGGTGA
- a CDS encoding glutathione S-transferase family protein — MTITITAFKESPDEGQGQARDMRVRWALEEVGQPYDVRLVTFQEMKEAPHLRRHPFGQIPTYEEGDLVLSESGAIIFHLAQRHAGLLPDDANARARAITWMFAALSTVEPPIVELEAATLIERDKPWYADRLPMLKERIRNRLDALSARLGDAEWLDGAFSAGDLLMVTVLRRLEGEGILEDYPSLFAYVERGKARPAYKRAFAAQLAVFTGAATTR; from the coding sequence ATGACCATCACCATCACCGCTTTCAAGGAGTCTCCCGACGAGGGACAGGGACAGGCGCGCGACATGCGGGTGCGCTGGGCGCTGGAGGAAGTGGGCCAGCCCTACGACGTTCGTCTCGTCACTTTTCAGGAGATGAAGGAAGCCCCGCATCTCAGACGCCACCCCTTCGGTCAGATCCCGACCTATGAGGAGGGCGACCTCGTCCTCTCCGAATCCGGGGCGATCATCTTCCACCTCGCCCAGCGCCATGCCGGCCTGTTGCCGGACGACGCCAACGCCCGGGCGCGCGCGATCACCTGGATGTTCGCCGCGCTCAGCACGGTGGAGCCGCCGATCGTCGAGCTCGAAGCCGCCACGCTCATCGAGCGCGACAAGCCCTGGTACGCCGACCGCCTCCCGATGCTCAAGGAGCGCATCCGCAATCGGCTGGACGCGCTCTCCGCTCGCCTGGGCGACGCCGAGTGGCTCGACGGGGCCTTCAGCGCCGGCGACCTGCTGATGGTGACGGTGCTGCGCCGGCTGGAGGGCGAAGGGATCCTCGAGGACTATCCGAGCCTCTTCGCCTACGTCGAACGGGGCAAGGCGCGGCCCGCGTACAAGCGGGCCTTCGCCGCCCAGCTGGCCGTCTTCACCGGCGCCGCGACCACCCGGTGA
- a CDS encoding DUF642 domain-containing protein, translating to MNRIIGKAAALGVGMALTGCGPMDASEATGPGLETLEQGLQVVTNNSFEAAPSGSYNYQDLSPGSTALTNWTIGGAGGVKVMNSSYKTAAQGTKSVDLNSSYGPGNVSQLVPTVVGAGYTLRFAIANGPNCGSQWRYGTVTYGPSSASISNSLPGWTYRTYVFNATSTSSLIKFESTSSGGCGIAIDDVTVTGP from the coding sequence GTGAATCGAATCATTGGCAAGGCGGCAGCACTGGGCGTGGGCATGGCCCTGACGGGCTGCGGCCCCATGGACGCGAGCGAGGCCACGGGACCCGGGCTGGAGACCTTGGAGCAGGGCCTGCAGGTCGTCACCAACAACAGCTTCGAGGCCGCTCCTTCTGGCTCCTATAACTACCAAGACCTCAGCCCCGGCAGCACCGCGCTGACGAACTGGACCATTGGCGGTGCGGGGGGCGTCAAGGTCATGAACAGCAGCTACAAGACGGCGGCCCAGGGCACCAAGTCCGTCGATCTCAATAGCTCGTATGGCCCCGGCAACGTCTCGCAGCTGGTCCCCACCGTGGTGGGGGCTGGGTACACGTTGAGGTTCGCCATCGCCAACGGCCCGAACTGTGGGAGCCAGTGGCGCTACGGCACGGTCACCTACGGCCCCTCCTCGGCGAGTATTTCGAACAGCCTCCCAGGGTGGACCTACAGGACCTACGTGTTCAACGCCACGAGCACCAGCTCGCTCATCAAGTTCGAGAGCACCTCGAGCGGGGGTTGTGGCATCGCCATCGATGACGTCACGGTGACGGGTCCCTGA
- a CDS encoding S41 family peptidase, giving the protein MHITGAMLHSLVAVALFSSSFAFACPTGQLTPAQAREELELAISAVETAMPALYWRQSRRDWARRKAEARALLPQVRSEEALFRALRPLLAGIGEGHLSVARSDGMNCRYRETAQLFPLDLLWRDDGAFVTTGHGDAADVPAGARLLSVNGETHEVMLAEMVRVSAHDGANRTGVMRDREGRGYAVVRWWMRGNEAGFDVRLLLPDGKVVRRRLSPVPVAARPPPPDDPSPVATLHWIDGDTAYLYVPTFSNRRYRAAGADFRATIQSIFDALDARGTRNLILDLRDNGGGSEPNESILFSYLVEEPLRKYASVRSRSNALRVTSLSGKVFEHEIYDADELATVRAGAGGDLYRINAPPEGLMTHWERARPVFKGRLVVLAGGATFSGGAELASMLRATDRGLFVGEEVGGTHGGNTSGYKWELTLPHSGMELGIPLLAFQFVWPEQPPHHGAMPHCFVQPSVGERRVENDAAYRLAVRALGKRWSAPSREAC; this is encoded by the coding sequence GTGCATATCACCGGCGCCATGTTGCATTCGCTTGTCGCAGTGGCCCTGTTCTCCAGTTCCTTCGCCTTCGCATGCCCGACCGGCCAGTTGACGCCTGCCCAGGCACGCGAGGAGCTGGAGCTCGCCATCTCCGCCGTCGAGACCGCGATGCCGGCCCTCTATTGGCGGCAGAGCCGGCGGGACTGGGCGCGACGCAAGGCCGAGGCACGCGCGCTCCTGCCTCAGGTGCGATCCGAGGAAGCGTTGTTCCGGGCACTGCGCCCACTGCTGGCGGGGATTGGCGAGGGCCATTTGTCGGTCGCGCGCAGCGACGGGATGAACTGTCGCTATCGCGAGACGGCACAGCTCTTCCCGCTCGATCTGTTGTGGCGCGATGACGGCGCGTTCGTCACCACGGGCCATGGCGATGCCGCGGATGTCCCGGCGGGCGCGCGCCTGCTCTCGGTCAACGGCGAAACACACGAGGTGATGCTGGCCGAGATGGTCCGCGTGAGCGCCCATGACGGCGCCAACCGGACGGGCGTGATGCGGGACCGCGAAGGGCGCGGCTATGCGGTGGTCCGCTGGTGGATGCGGGGCAATGAGGCTGGATTCGATGTCCGCCTTCTCCTGCCCGACGGAAAGGTCGTTCGTCGCCGGCTCTCGCCAGTGCCGGTCGCCGCGCGTCCGCCTCCGCCCGACGACCCGTCGCCGGTTGCCACGCTGCACTGGATTGATGGCGACACCGCCTATCTGTACGTGCCGACCTTCAGCAACCGGCGCTACCGCGCGGCGGGCGCCGATTTCCGCGCGACGATCCAGTCGATCTTCGACGCGCTCGATGCGCGCGGCACCCGGAACCTGATCCTCGACCTGCGCGACAACGGCGGCGGGTCCGAGCCGAATGAGAGCATCCTGTTCTCGTACCTGGTCGAGGAGCCGCTGCGGAAATACGCGTCGGTCCGCTCGCGCTCGAACGCGCTCCGCGTCACCAGCCTGTCAGGCAAGGTGTTCGAGCATGAGATCTATGATGCTGACGAGCTCGCGACGGTGCGCGCCGGAGCAGGGGGAGACCTGTACCGCATCAATGCGCCGCCCGAGGGACTGATGACGCACTGGGAGCGCGCGCGCCCGGTGTTCAAGGGTCGGCTCGTGGTGCTCGCGGGCGGCGCAACCTTCTCGGGCGGGGCCGAGCTCGCCTCGATGCTGCGCGCGACGGATCGCGGGCTGTTCGTCGGCGAGGAAGTGGGCGGCACGCATGGCGGCAACACCAGCGGCTATAAATGGGAGCTGACGCTGCCTCACTCGGGGATGGAGCTCGGCATTCCGCTGCTCGCCTTCCAGTTCGTCTGGCCCGAACAACCGCCGCACCACGGCGCGATGCCGCATTGCTTCGTCCAGCCCTCGGTAGGAGAGCGACGCGTGGAGAATGATGCGGCCTATCGGCTCGCCGTGCGGGCGCTCGGCAAGCGCTGGAGCGCACCGTCACGCGAGGCGTGCTGA
- a CDS encoding AAA family ATPase — protein sequence MTDKSLRVYFTTHHDGRLTGRLLPAWSSFFDAPAPAAYGTSEAEVYAQLETRVRHMMLEDSAALGRFLWEEALQARTLTVEVHPQTVHQKRPVIGKALIPLKLTYVYGKLESGAYRVLVPRFGWSFVLEELSIAREVLQHALATALLGEQPKGLYDFRHEGEEYVQSWDPGGLEQALRSGTDEEPPPAVLTQIGEELTSRALGPRAPSLVYDGDQLDDWRIYALRQPPRSILLVGGPGVGKTSTVLKLARWLAERRREEKSRDFPKIWRTSAERIVAGMVYLGMWQERCLKIIDALSFENHYLYVDRLTSLLAPQPDGSSIGDLLIPAAASEEISLIAECTEAEFERCQRRFPEALRPFRIVRVEEPAASQMPELMRRYQETRRSRVSIHPMGLRQLVGHLEMFQRDTQFPGKAFRFLDWLDQQAERGKATTLYPRDASEAYARYTGLPLQLISDEIPAEQGTLAGQLSQGVIGQEKACAQAAGVLSRFKAGLNDPDKPVGTLLFVGPTGVGKTELSKQLARTLFGHEDRMIRLDMSEYMLPGSAQRLMEVGPGVTSLAERVRQQPMSLVLFDELEKAHPEIFDLLLGILGEGRLTDSLGRLVDFRMTVICMTSNLGVEQSEPVGYGAERAGGDFLRAVRQAFRPELFNRIDHVIPFRRLSEQDVLRIVDLELDKAASRAGLLRRRLRLVVDPEARAWLASNGYDPKLGARPLKRLIEAKVMAPIAVRLAAEASLEGAMLPVVVAGSAAEQQLRPELRTLATVLGAS from the coding sequence ATGACCGACAAGAGCCTTCGCGTCTACTTCACCACGCACCACGACGGCCGCCTCACGGGGCGGCTGCTGCCGGCCTGGAGCAGCTTCTTCGACGCGCCCGCCCCGGCCGCCTACGGCACCAGCGAGGCGGAGGTGTACGCCCAGCTGGAGACGCGGGTGCGGCACATGATGCTCGAGGACTCGGCGGCGCTCGGCCGGTTCCTGTGGGAGGAGGCCCTGCAGGCCCGGACGCTCACGGTGGAGGTCCACCCGCAGACGGTGCACCAGAAGCGGCCGGTCATCGGCAAGGCGCTCATCCCGCTCAAGCTGACGTACGTGTACGGCAAGCTGGAGAGCGGAGCGTACCGGGTGCTGGTGCCGCGCTTCGGCTGGTCCTTCGTGCTGGAGGAGCTGTCCATCGCGCGGGAGGTGCTGCAGCACGCGCTCGCCACCGCGCTGCTGGGAGAGCAACCGAAGGGCCTCTATGACTTCCGCCACGAGGGCGAGGAGTACGTGCAGAGCTGGGACCCGGGCGGGCTGGAGCAGGCGCTCCGCAGCGGGACGGACGAGGAGCCCCCTCCGGCGGTGCTCACGCAGATCGGCGAGGAGCTGACCTCGCGAGCGCTGGGCCCCCGGGCACCGTCGCTCGTCTACGACGGGGATCAGCTCGATGACTGGCGCATCTACGCGCTGCGGCAGCCGCCCCGGTCCATCCTGCTGGTGGGAGGCCCGGGGGTGGGCAAGACGAGCACGGTGCTGAAGCTGGCGCGCTGGCTCGCGGAGCGGCGGCGGGAGGAGAAGAGTCGCGACTTCCCGAAGATCTGGCGCACCAGCGCCGAGCGCATCGTGGCCGGCATGGTGTACCTGGGCATGTGGCAGGAGCGCTGCTTGAAGATCATCGACGCGCTCTCGTTCGAGAACCACTACCTCTACGTGGATCGGCTCACCTCGCTGCTGGCGCCGCAGCCGGATGGCTCATCGATTGGAGATCTGCTCATCCCAGCGGCGGCCAGCGAGGAGATCTCCCTCATCGCCGAGTGCACGGAGGCGGAGTTCGAGCGCTGCCAGCGGCGCTTCCCGGAGGCGCTGCGCCCCTTCCGAATCGTCCGCGTCGAGGAGCCGGCGGCCTCGCAGATGCCGGAGCTGATGCGGCGCTATCAGGAGACGCGGAGAAGCCGAGTGAGCATCCACCCCATGGGGCTGCGGCAGCTCGTGGGGCACCTGGAGATGTTCCAGCGCGACACCCAGTTCCCAGGCAAGGCCTTCCGCTTCCTGGACTGGCTGGACCAGCAGGCGGAGCGCGGCAAGGCGACGACGCTCTACCCGCGCGACGCCTCGGAGGCCTACGCGCGTTACACGGGGCTGCCCTTGCAGCTCATCAGCGACGAGATCCCCGCCGAGCAAGGGACGCTGGCCGGTCAGCTCTCGCAGGGAGTCATCGGGCAGGAGAAGGCATGCGCGCAGGCGGCGGGGGTGCTCTCGCGGTTCAAGGCGGGGCTCAACGATCCGGACAAGCCGGTGGGCACGCTGCTCTTCGTGGGCCCCACGGGCGTGGGCAAGACAGAGCTGTCCAAGCAGCTGGCGCGCACGCTCTTCGGCCACGAGGACCGGATGATCCGGCTGGACATGTCCGAGTACATGCTGCCGGGCTCGGCGCAGCGGCTGATGGAGGTGGGCCCCGGCGTCACCAGCCTCGCCGAGCGCGTGCGGCAGCAGCCGATGTCGCTCGTCCTCTTCGACGAGCTGGAGAAGGCGCACCCGGAGATCTTCGATCTGCTGCTGGGCATCCTGGGAGAGGGCCGGCTCACCGACAGCCTGGGGCGGCTGGTGGACTTCCGGATGACGGTCATCTGCATGACGAGCAACCTCGGCGTGGAGCAGTCCGAGCCCGTGGGCTACGGCGCCGAGCGAGCCGGAGGAGACTTCCTGCGCGCGGTGCGGCAAGCGTTCCGGCCGGAGCTCTTCAACCGAATCGACCACGTGATTCCGTTCCGCCGCCTATCGGAGCAGGACGTGCTGCGCATCGTGGACCTGGAGCTGGACAAGGCGGCCTCGCGAGCGGGGCTCTTGCGGCGCCGGCTGAGGCTGGTGGTGGATCCGGAGGCGCGGGCCTGGCTGGCGAGCAACGGGTACGATCCGAAGCTGGGAGCCCGCCCGCTCAAGCGCCTCATCGAGGCGAAGGTGATGGCGCCCATCGCGGTGAGGCTGGCGGCGGAGGCCTCGCTCGAGGGCGCCATGCTGCCCGTGGTCGTCGCCGGCAGCGCGGCGGAGCAGCAGCTGCGCCCGGAGCTGCGAACACTCGCAACGGTGCTCGGCGCTAGCTGA
- a CDS encoding AAA family ATPase: protein MNLAIAVYENKGPSGLEWTTLALGPHTRTRSGRNSVKLQRKLVDELRTVIGELPVRELTYFQMPRGIRLERVRLELDFKRVHADTETRKLAGLFPLILEPRMRTRTEPLTIAYHPARQDEWFPVDPELGLEDQAKAFFTRAWAKLGSNELEQLRSGRKDKLHAVSFVARPKSLLDQLGKQKGPWEDLELKDRFGKKKNKSGGLQVLNNLGTNLTLQAAEETLDIGMPRSPYREQLQLLLGGERRTPVLLVGPPGAGKRTLFKHFVADQLEAEDFRSHRNLDKVTESWTLAGKRIIAGMSYVGDWEQRCLKLLEDARGGRRILFIEDLHAFGRIGRSRDSDANLALFFQGPLARGEITLVGAVTPDQLQRLEADAPSFAALFTQLHVRPTSADETLRMMLHESRELEQRHSVSWEPTLFPTLLEQASSLFAGAALPGKALDLLRELAVDFGGSDREVDSGMLFEHLSRRTGLPDFLLHPNKRLDPDEVQASLTRKVMGQPEAVGVARDLIVRIHSGLTDPRRPYGVFLFTGPTGTGKTELARALASYLYGDASRMVRLDMAEFQTPDAVARLTGDAWQPEGRLTRLIREQPFSLVLLDEIEKAHPALLNPLLQTFDEGRLTDASGETADFTHTVIVMTSNLGARQKAAVGIGQQDAKSVALDSDRAVREFFPPELFNRIDQIVHFSPLSRESGEKVVEKELARLLARRGLTSRNIFVSADDAVKRRIVEESFDATLGARPLKRYLEEKVGQVLSEAIIRGPQSLMRLFQLYTLDGRFEVQADALVPREPVTEGFALEPLLSLPVAKLREKVLEVREEVQRIRRSENLGALSEQVRFHLARLQAGERDHAESLYTLDAMRLHLEEFEGRLEALARAPEEEAREMIEVERFGIEDHPSDAEKGIMGRIRLFDRRAFEPVRVVSREQLLDALAEVYFLRRILRALSHSDQHSITLELLPLGQWRQQTDTGSWLASWLFEAYSSARGEVESFAVRFPGGALMSGGPRELEQWAQSAMEPVHIALKLVGPGVRPFFEGEAGLHVWQSSGRLPEVVKARVHDAAASAPLELITQHDAKLQAFHKARQEGRSPLPENPEAAVPVVRSYRFEPPTRPNTVSNLELEDYLLTHSGTHRVFTPGEALPALWRVRMTQNPKDGSR from the coding sequence ATGAACCTCGCCATCGCCGTCTACGAGAACAAGGGGCCCTCGGGGCTCGAGTGGACCACGCTGGCGCTCGGGCCGCACACGCGCACGCGCTCGGGGCGCAACTCCGTCAAGCTGCAGCGCAAGCTCGTGGATGAGCTGCGGACCGTCATCGGCGAGCTGCCGGTGCGCGAGCTGACGTACTTCCAGATGCCGCGCGGCATCCGCCTGGAGCGTGTGCGGCTCGAGCTGGACTTCAAGCGCGTCCACGCCGACACCGAGACGCGCAAGCTGGCCGGCCTCTTCCCGCTCATCCTCGAGCCGCGCATGCGCACGCGCACCGAGCCATTGACCATCGCCTACCACCCGGCGCGCCAGGACGAGTGGTTCCCGGTCGATCCGGAGCTCGGCCTCGAGGACCAGGCCAAGGCCTTCTTCACGCGCGCCTGGGCGAAGCTGGGCTCGAACGAGCTCGAGCAGCTGCGCTCCGGCCGCAAGGACAAGCTGCACGCCGTCTCCTTCGTGGCGCGGCCGAAGTCGCTGCTCGACCAGCTCGGCAAGCAGAAGGGCCCGTGGGAGGACCTCGAGCTGAAGGATCGCTTCGGCAAGAAGAAGAACAAGTCCGGCGGGCTCCAGGTGCTGAACAACCTGGGGACGAACCTCACCCTCCAGGCGGCGGAGGAGACGCTCGACATCGGGATGCCGCGCAGCCCGTACCGCGAGCAGCTCCAGCTGCTGCTCGGAGGCGAGCGCCGCACGCCGGTGCTGCTGGTGGGCCCGCCGGGCGCGGGCAAGCGGACGCTCTTCAAGCACTTCGTGGCCGACCAGCTCGAGGCCGAGGACTTCCGCAGCCACCGCAACCTGGACAAGGTGACGGAGAGCTGGACGCTCGCGGGCAAGCGCATCATCGCCGGCATGAGCTACGTCGGCGACTGGGAGCAGCGCTGCCTGAAGCTCCTGGAGGACGCGCGCGGAGGACGGCGCATCCTCTTCATCGAGGACCTGCACGCCTTCGGCCGCATCGGCCGCTCGAGGGACAGCGACGCCAACCTCGCCCTCTTCTTCCAGGGGCCGCTGGCGCGAGGAGAGATTACCCTCGTGGGCGCGGTGACGCCGGATCAGCTCCAGCGGCTGGAGGCGGACGCGCCCTCCTTCGCGGCGCTCTTCACCCAGCTCCACGTGCGCCCCACCAGCGCGGACGAGACGCTGCGGATGATGCTGCACGAGTCCCGGGAGCTGGAGCAGCGCCACTCCGTGAGCTGGGAGCCCACGCTCTTCCCGACGCTGCTGGAGCAGGCCAGCTCGCTCTTCGCCGGGGCGGCGCTGCCAGGCAAGGCGCTGGACCTGCTGCGCGAGCTGGCGGTGGACTTCGGCGGCAGCGATCGGGAGGTGGACTCCGGCATGCTCTTCGAGCACCTCTCGCGCCGCACGGGCCTGCCAGACTTCCTGCTCCACCCGAACAAGCGGCTGGATCCGGACGAAGTCCAGGCCTCCCTCACGCGCAAGGTGATGGGCCAGCCGGAGGCGGTGGGGGTGGCGCGCGATCTCATCGTGCGCATCCACTCCGGGCTCACGGATCCCCGGCGCCCCTATGGCGTCTTCCTGTTCACCGGCCCCACGGGCACCGGCAAGACGGAGCTGGCGCGCGCCCTGGCCAGCTACCTGTACGGGGACGCGTCGCGCATGGTGCGGCTCGACATGGCCGAGTTCCAGACGCCGGACGCCGTCGCGCGGCTCACCGGGGACGCGTGGCAGCCGGAGGGGCGCCTGACGCGGCTCATCCGCGAGCAGCCCTTCTCGCTCGTGCTGCTGGACGAAATCGAGAAGGCGCACCCCGCCCTGCTGAACCCGCTCTTGCAGACGTTCGACGAGGGCCGGCTCACCGACGCCTCGGGAGAGACGGCGGACTTCACGCACACGGTCATCGTGATGACCAGCAACCTGGGCGCCCGGCAGAAGGCGGCGGTGGGCATCGGCCAGCAGGACGCGAAGTCGGTGGCGCTCGACTCGGACCGGGCGGTGCGCGAGTTCTTCCCGCCGGAGCTCTTCAACCGCATCGATCAGATCGTCCACTTCTCGCCGCTGTCTCGGGAGTCCGGGGAGAAGGTGGTGGAGAAGGAGCTGGCGCGGCTGCTGGCGCGGCGCGGGCTGACGTCGCGCAACATCTTCGTCTCGGCGGATGACGCGGTGAAGCGGCGCATCGTGGAGGAGTCCTTCGACGCCACGCTGGGCGCGCGGCCGCTCAAGCGCTACCTGGAGGAGAAGGTCGGCCAGGTGCTCTCGGAGGCCATCATCCGCGGGCCGCAGTCGCTGATGCGGCTGTTCCAGCTCTACACCCTGGACGGACGCTTCGAGGTGCAGGCGGACGCGCTGGTGCCGCGCGAGCCGGTGACGGAGGGCTTCGCGCTCGAGCCCCTGCTGTCGCTCCCGGTGGCGAAGCTGCGCGAGAAGGTGCTGGAGGTGCGCGAGGAGGTGCAGCGCATCCGGAGGAGCGAGAACCTGGGCGCGCTGTCCGAGCAGGTCCGCTTCCACCTCGCGAGGCTGCAGGCCGGCGAGAGGGACCACGCCGAGTCGCTCTACACGCTGGACGCGATGCGGCTGCACCTGGAGGAGTTCGAGGGGCGGCTGGAGGCGCTCGCGCGAGCGCCCGAGGAGGAGGCGCGGGAGATGATCGAGGTGGAGCGCTTCGGCATCGAGGACCACCCCTCGGATGCGGAGAAGGGCATCATGGGGCGCATCCGCCTCTTCGATCGGCGGGCCTTCGAGCCGGTGCGGGTCGTCTCGCGCGAGCAGCTGCTGGACGCGCTGGCGGAGGTCTACTTCCTGCGGCGCATCCTGAGGGCTCTGTCCCACTCGGATCAGCACTCCATCACGCTGGAGCTGCTCCCGCTCGGCCAGTGGAGGCAGCAGACAGACACCGGCTCGTGGCTGGCCTCATGGCTCTTCGAGGCCTACTCCAGCGCGCGCGGCGAGGTGGAGTCCTTCGCCGTCCGCTTTCCGGGGGGCGCGCTCATGTCGGGCGGGCCTCGGGAGCTGGAGCAGTGGGCGCAGTCGGCGATGGAGCCGGTGCACATCGCGCTCAAGCTGGTGGGCCCCGGGGTGCGGCCCTTCTTCGAGGGCGAGGCCGGGCTGCACGTCTGGCAGTCCTCGGGACGCCTGCCGGAGGTGGTCAAGGCGCGCGTGCACGACGCCGCGGCATCCGCGCCGCTGGAGCTCATCACCCAGCACGACGCGAAGCTCCAGGCGTTCCACAAGGCGCGCCAGGAGGGGCGCAGCCCACTGCCGGAGAACCCCGAGGCGGCCGTCCCGGTGGTGCGCTCCTACCGGTTCGAGCCCCCCACCCGACCCAACACGGTGTCGAACCTGGAGCTGGAGGACTACCTGCTCACCCACAGCGGCACCCACCGCGTGTTCACTCCCGGCGAGGCCCTGCCGGCGCTCTGGCGGGTGCGGATGACCCAGAACCCGAAGGACGGGAGCCGCTGA